From the Candidatus Eisenbacteria bacterium genome, one window contains:
- a CDS encoding nucleotidyltransferase family protein, producing the protein MPRDAPRTNGWRSGHPDRRMNMRSAQEILGILQQAMPELARDFRVTRLALFGSYARGQQTEASDVDILVEVDPSIGLRFVDLAERIESLLGVHADVVSRRAITPRHWAVIEEELVDVA; encoded by the coding sequence ATGCCCCGGGATGCCCCACGGACGAATGGGTGGCGATCGGGGCATCCAGACCGGAGAATGAACATGCGGAGCGCGCAGGAAATCCTTGGAATCCTACAGCAAGCCATGCCCGAGCTCGCGCGGGACTTTCGTGTGACCCGGCTCGCCCTGTTCGGCTCCTACGCCCGCGGTCAGCAGACCGAGGCCAGCGACGTGGATATTCTTGTGGAGGTCGATCCTTCGATCGGTCTCCGGTTCGTGGATCTGGCGGAGCGGATCGAATCCCTGCTCGGCGTTCACGCTGACGTGGTTTCCCGCCGAGCCATTACCCCGCGGCACTGGGCGGTCATCGAGGAGGAGCTGGTCGATGTCGCGTAG